GTGGTGGTCGTGGTGGTTTCGGTCACCGATCCATCTTCATGTTCGGTGGTCTCCGTGGTTTCGGTGGTTTCCGTGACCTGGGCCACGACGGGAAGGACCATCAAGCTGGCGATTCCAAATGCTTTGGTAATGGTTTTCATGGGATTCATGGTTGAGTCCGACAATCGCGGAATGACCCGCGGCATCGTTCGGCGCTACAATCGCAACCGCTGTGCCACCACCGGCACGCCATCCGCTGGAGAACGCGATATGAAGATCCGATTCTCCGCCTTCTTTGCCGTTGCAATCCTTGCTGCCACGCAGCTTTCCTGCACTTCGATGATCGAGAACGGTCACGACCACAGCCACGATCCAAAGTTCAAAAAGGAGCGGCGATCGTTCGGTTCAAACTGATGTTTCTGAAGCAAATTGCTTCCGCGATCATGCGGATCGCAATCAGGAGGCTTCGTCCTGATTCATCATGGCTCCGAAACGCTTCCGCAGAAGATATCCCGCGAGCAGGATTGCCGCCATCACACCCGTGAGGATGTAGATCCACGTCGGATTGAATGTCGTTACCGCACTGCCGGCACCGACCGGTACGAAGCAGAAGAGGACATAGGCCGGCGCACCCGCCCAAAGGTAAACGCGAAAGGGAACATCGGTCAGCGCGAGCAGATAAAGCTTGGCTGCATAGGGCGGACCGTGAATCGCGGCGAAGAGTGCCGTGAACCAGATCCGGTGCTTCTCCTTGATCGGCGGGATCTTCCGTCCCGCTTTCTCCAATCTGCGCCGGACACTGTCGCGGAAAGACCCGTGCGCCAGATAGAAGGCTGCGAAGTGGTGGAAGAAGGTTCCCGCCGTGGCCAGGATCATCCCGCCCGTGAGCCCGAAGCGCACGCCTGCCAGAAGTAGCAGAATGCTCAGCGGAAAGCCCAGCACCGGCAGGATGCAGAAGGCCGCTATGAACCATGCCGGGTGCAGGTCCTTGCCCCACGCCACCAGTGCCTCGCGGCTCAAGTCCGCCCGGTGGTGCCAGATCATCCAGCCTGCCAGCAGCAGGATCACCAGCGTCGAGGCGATCTTCCCCCGGTGCTTCATCATGAGTTCGGTGAGCTTCATGTGGGCGGATGAAGGGTTAGCTCCACGCAGAGCGGGAGATGATCGGATGCCATTATGGAGGTCGGTGTGCGTGGTCGCTCAACCCGTTCGACGCTGAAATGCGAGCTCGTGAAGATATGATCCAGCCGCAGGAATGGCGAGGTGGAAGGAAAGGTAGCGAGCGGGACGTGGTCCGGTGCGATCGTCTGACTGTCCCGCATCGCTCCCGCCAACCGCCTGAACACCTTCGACCGCGCCCCCGAGTTGAAGTCCCCGCACAGGATCACCGGCTCATCCTCCGGGATGCCCCCGATCCAGTTCTTCCCTAACAGCTCCTCCGCCTGCATCCTGCGTTCCTGCCGCCCCAGTCCGAAATGGGTGTTGATAAAATGGAATGCGGGACGCTCCTCGATTTCCAGTTTCACCCAGATCGCTCCCCGGGCTTCCTTGATGAAACTGTGTTCCGCGCCCGTGAGCAGACCCGATTTAACCACTTGGAAGGGGTAGCGGGAGAAAATGGCGATGCCGTAACGCTCCGCCTCTTCCTCAAGCATCGCGTGGAAGACGTGCGTCATCCTCAGGTGGTCCGCGATGAGCTGCGCCTGATCATGACCTCGGCTCCGCGGGCGGTGGGCATCCACCTCCTGCACGGCCACCACGTCCGGATCGAAATGGTTGATCACCCGCGCGACCCGCTCCGGCCGCAACTTGCCATCGATCCCCAGGCAACTGTGGATATTGTAGGTCATTACCCGCAGTGGCAGATCGGCCTCCCGCTTTGCATGCTCTGGCACGCGTTCCTCCCGGACCCCGTCCCGACCCAGATAGTGTTCCGCGATTTTCTTCAGATCCTCGCCGCGGACCCGCTGCCCTGTGCGCGCCAAGTGTGCCACATGCCAGCGCCGGATACGGTCCGGCACGAGCAGGAAGCCGCGTGTCTCTTCGTAGCCCGGACCGCAGTGGGCGCCGTTCTCCAGCGGGAACGACATTGGCTTTCCGCGATGATCCCATCCGCTGATCACGATATCGCCCGCATCCCGGTGGAAGCAGAGGCTTACAAGATCATCCGCGGCTTCATCCAGAAACGGATGATCCGGACCAAGAACTTCAGCGCGATCGCCGGGCAGAATCCAGGCACCTCGGGGATTGAAGCATTTCACGTCTCCGTCCTTCTGCTTCAGCATCACCAAGGGGATGCCCGCTTCTACGACCAGGGCGCGGGCGTAGTCCTCCATGGCGAGTGCTCCCACCTGGCAGGGTAAGTAGAGGTGGCCGATGGGCCCCATCGCCGCCACCACGATTTGGGTCGAAGGATCCGCTTCGTCTCCGGAAGAACTCTTCGGCGGCGTGCGGCGACGATTGGGAGCACTGCCCACCAAGTCCGGGGAATTCCTCGACCAGATGCCGTATCCGGCGAGCGGTCCATTCTTGAAGATCTCGGCCAGCGCGATCTCCAAGCTTCGGCCATGGCGGTTCTCGTAAGGCTCGGTGTGTTCCTGGCCATGATCGGAGTAGATCATAAGCTCATAGTCACGATGACCCGATTGGTGACCCGCCCGATAGATATCGCGGATCGTCCGGTCGATGCCCTTGAGCGTCCAATGAGCAAAAGCAGAGTCGGGGCCGCGGCGGTGTGCTTGTTCGTCGTAGCCTAGGAAGTTTGCATGGATGACCTGCGTTCCGCGCTCGATATCCAGCAGCACTCGGAAGCGGATCAACTCCCGCACGAGGATGCACACCACCACGCGTGCGGGCACGAAGGCGATCTCCTTGAGGAAGTTCTCCCGTTCGTAGAGGCCCTTCACCGCATCGATCAGAGCCAGCACGAACTCGACCACTGCTAGGCCGATCATGCGCAGGATCTTTGGCAGGTAGACGATGATCAGCAGCAGGCTTTTGAAAGGATGAAGCCGTTTCAGCAATTCATCCGGTGCCAGGTCCTGCGAGCAATAGCGGGTGCGGCTCGCACCGGCGCGATAGATATTGGAGTAAGCGTGTCCCTCCTTGAGCAAGGGGTTCGGGCATCGGTCGAAAAGTTCCTTCTCAATCTCGGACGCGGATTCAGCTTCATACATCCGCATCATCTTGCCGGTGGGGCGATGAAGGAAATGGAATGCGGGCACCGCAGCCCTCACTCCGTAGAAGATCTCCGCCTGAACCGCGGGTGTCGTTGAAGGGATGCCGGAATAGAAGTTCTCCAGCGAGAAGTGGCCGCGCTTCGTCAGCCGTGCGAGGAATGGCATCCGTCCCCGTTCGATCGCCGCTTCCAACTGCGTGCGGGAAAGCCCGTCGATCTGGATCAGGATCAAGCCCGGTTCGTCGGTCTCTCCCGATGGCCGCGTGACTCCCAACAGGAGCGCGGCCCAATGCGTGCGGCTGACCTTTCGCCGCAGCCATCTCAGGCGGACGGCGATGCTGCTAATCAAGGCTGGCCTCCGTGGCTGGGGTTACGATCACCGCGGCTGCCGCGGCAGAGACCTTGGCGGAAAGCAGGTCCCACTCCATCCCGATCCCGTCGATGAGCCGGTCCCAAGGCATCGGATCATCGTCCGCCAGGCGGTCATGCCGCGCGATCGTCTCCTTGTAGCAGTCGATCATCCGGCTTGAGCACCGGTCCGTCTCGTATTCTTCCGCGCTCAGTCTCGCATTCTCCACGCAATGCCGGCTCAATTCGTCGTCGTTCATCAAACGCTTCAGGGCGGCGCGATACTCTTCAGCGCTCGCATGCGCCGCGAGAAGCAGGCCGTTCTCACCATCCTTCAAGATCTCCCGCACCCCCGGACCATCCAGCGCCACCACCGGATTTCCAGCCGCCATCGCTTCCGCCAGCACGATCCCCTGCGTCTCCGTTTGTGATGCGAAGACAAACCAGTCCATCGCGGCGTAAGCTCCTGTTAGATCGCTCCCCGATTTCTTGCCCACCGCGAAGATCCGCCCTTCACCCCCGGCATCGGCCAGGATCTTCGTCATCTCCTCTCGCGCATCGCCATCACCGACTAACAGGAAGACCGCCTCGGGATCTTCCTTGAGGAGCGGAGCCACCGCTTCCGCGAGGAAGATCAGATTCTTCTCCTTCGCGAGTCGTCCCACATGCCCGATCACCCGCGCACTTTCCGGAATCCCCGCTTGCCTGCGGAAGCCCGGTCCGTCGCCCTTTGCAAAAGCCGCCGTGTCAATCCCGGTCGGAATCGATGAGATCGGCACCGTGACCTCACGGTCCCGCAAGAGCTTCGCGATGCTTTCGCTCGGCGCGATGATCCGGTCGCAGAGATTACAGTACTCCGTTGCCAGCTGGATGGCCATCCGCTTCAGGGCGGGAGAATCCAGCGGCACATAGTGCGTGTAGCGCTCGTAGAGCGTGTGATGGGTGAAGACGATCGGTGCCTGCATCTTCCATGACTCGCGCAGAGCCGCATCGCCTAGCAGGAATGGATGATGGCTATGGATGATGTCCGGCCCGAAGTCTTCCACGAAATCGCGGATCACGTTCGGCAGCGGCAGCCGCACGCAGAAGTCGCTGCCGTTGAAATTCTGGATTGCCGGCACCCGCAGAACGTCGGGTGATTCCATCGCCCCATCGAATTGGGGCGCGATCACCTTCACCTCGTGGCCTTGCCGACGACAGGCCTCCTCAAGCGTATTCACCGACCTCGCCACGCCACCGACGTGGGGGAGATAGGTATTCGTGAACATCGCGATTCTCATGATCAGGGCAATTGTGAAGAGAAACGGTCTTAGCTCGGTTGTAGCGGAAACACCTCACGGCTTCCATCGGCGCCGATTGGCACGAATCCGGGAACCTCGATCCTAACGCGCGGCGCTTCCCCGCGCCAGTTTGCTTCCAAGGTCAGTTGGGAGTTGGCGACCTTCACCGTCACCGTTCCCCATGAGGTCAAGGTCGGGCCGAAGTGAAGCTCGCCCTCCAGCCATTCCGGCAGGATACCCGAGCCTAACACGAGTTCGTCGGATTCCTCGCGCACGAAACAGTTGCGGATCATCATCACCCATTCCGCCGCCGCCCAGCCGTGCTGCCCGTCGCCCATGCAGCCGCCCAGCGAGAGCGGATGGATCGCTTCCGGCCATTGTCCCGTAGGAGAAGCGAGCTCGGCCACACGGCGGATCAATCCGGCGAAGCGCGGATCCCCGGCCCGGAGCAGCGTCTGCGCAAGGTCGAGCGTGAGATAGGCATTCACCCCGCTGTGAATCATCTCTTGGAAGAAGCCGCCTTGCTGGAAGCATCGCTCCATCAGAAACTCCACCGTCTTCAACTGCCGCGGCTCGCCCGCGGGATAGAGCTGCAGCGGGTAGTCCGCCACCATCGACCCGATTGCACCCGCATCCATGCGGCGGCCCGGCGCGGCCGGCATCGCCCCGAGCGAGCGCTTCGCCGGGATGCCTGCCAAGCTTGACTCGATGCTGGTCTCGTAGGCTTTTGCCAGATCCTCCGCTTCCTTGGCCGCCGCCGTATCACCGGCCTTGTGCCAGTAGTCCGCGATCGCTTTCAGACCGCCCCATGCCCAGAAATCATCCCAGTAGTAGTAGTCGTTAGGTCCGAGATGCTCTGCACTGAAGCCCGCAGGGAGCAGACCTTTTGTGCCAACCGGGTCATTCGTCGTCAGCCGCTTCTTATCGAGCCAGCGCACACCCTTCCGCAAGGCTTGCTCCATGTCCGCATCCAGCTTGCCACCCGTCATCGCCGCGTAGCGGGCCACGATCCAGAGCACTTGCCCGTTCGAGTCCCATTCGCCCTCCTGCGAGAGGAAGTAGCCGTTGATCTGTTGTCGGCCGGGAAATGCCGCGAGCACCCGCGTCGCCCGCTCCACCAATCCGATCGCCAGCATCGGGTGAAGCATCAGGCAGGCATCGCGGAACCAGAAGCGACGATAGGTATAGGGCCCGGGAACCAGATCCTCGGCCGAAAGCAGAAGCATGGTCCGCACCGCCGCATCGTAGAGGAATTGGATCTTCTCATCCGGCACCCTCAGTTGTGCCGTCTCCTTCAGCGCTTCCTTCCATCCCAGATTCACATCGAGATGCTTCGCTTCCTTGGTATCGCGATCCAGAGTGGCGGATACTCCCAGCACGCGGGGCTTGCCCGCATGAATCCGGAACAAGGCCGCCGCCGTGGCCATGCCTGTATCGCAGCTCGTCTCGCGCTGCTCGCTGCTACCCGGCAGATCGAGATACACGTCGCCTTCCGCATAGTGGGCCATGCGCAGGGAGTCGGGAGCTTCGCCCAGTTTTACGCTCGATTCACCATTCACATGGAAGGCCGTCCCGCAGCTCTCCATCTCGATCCGGTTGATGAACTGCACCCCCTCCGCGTTGTAGGGCCTCACCGCCACCACCACCCAGCCGTCTTCGTCTGCAGTGGCGCGCACCTCGGTACAGACCTCCGGTTTGCCCTCGCGCAGCACCATCTTGGTTTCGAGGTCCAGCCTCAGGCCATCCTTCGCGACCTCTGTTAGAACGATCAGCGTCGGGTCGAGGATCAACCGTTGTGTCACCGCGGAGTCATCCAGTTTGCTCGGCAGCAACCGGCGGCGCTTCTCGGTCACGATCCAGAAGTCCAGCGACCAGCCGTCATGCAGTGGAGTGACGAGCCCCCGCGGATCCACGATCGGATAAGCGGCCACCCCCGGCAGTCCCACCGCCGTCCAGTTGCGGTGTGTCAGATTGATATGGCTGAATGAGAATGCCCGCGGAATAAACGAAGGGTCCTTCGGATTGAACTGCCGCTCCACCCAGTAGGGCCAGACCCAGTCGAGGTTATGCTGGATCGCTTTCGCGTTCACCAGGCCGCGCGCATGGAAGACAATTCCCGCCCGCAGAAGTTCCAAGGGCTCCGCTACTTCGGAAGGCTGCGAGAAGCGCCGCATCCGCGCCATGAAGGTCGCGGGATCGATGACCCCGTAGCGACGGGCCGCGTGCTTCACGAGAAACTTCCATGGTAGAAACCGGAACATGAGTACCGGGAAGTTTGCACGATTTGGTCCAGATTGCAGCAAGGAGCTCAAACCCGCGTTGCAAAGGGATAAGCCCCTTCCGCTCCCTCTTTCCGGGATATGCAATCTGCATCGGGCAGTCACTCAACCCGTGCATTTTCGTCAGCGACCTTTCAGTGCGGGCGGGCCAGCACCAGCTCGCCCGTCATCCCGCTCGGGATCACGGACTCGGTCGCCATCGGAAAACATTCCAGCAACCCGTTCAGAGCCTGGTCGAGATGAACCAGATCATCCTTTGCTCCCAGCTTGGCGGCGAGACTACGCGCCACGCTGTAATTCAAAATCTGCAGCCGATGTACCGACTCGCAAATGTCCTCCGCCAGATCGCTGCAGGAATCGCAGTTTTGAGTCATCTTCGAGCGTGAAGCCGCGATCAGGCGCCGCATCGATTGGCAATCGTCCCCCGAAATGGAAATCCCATGGGTCTCCGCCAAGTTCTCCAGGAGATTGCGGCGGTCCCGGCTATGATCGGTCAAGGCCTCCACGCCGTGGTCGCCTGAACGCGCAGCTGCTTCCGAATAGAAGCTGATCAGCTGGAGTTCGCTGCAATGAAGCATCCGCAGCTTCCGGAAATAAGCACCCTTCAGATCCGTTTCCATGCATCATCTTTCGCAAGAACAATGCCACTCTTGAAATGACCTGTTTTCGGCCGAGGGTGAGCGACCATGGCCTCAAAATCCGAAGTCACGAAAACGCCATCCAAGCCCATCGAGCCGGCCAACGACGGCTTCCCCAAGGAGAAGGATGTCTCGACCCCGCCACCCGGCACGGATCAATCCAAAACCCGCCCGGATCAAAAGAAGAAGTAGCGCTCAGGCCCCGCTGGCGCAGAGTGCGAGCACCTTCCGGATCCGCTCGATACTGACCGGTTTCGGGAGTAGGTCCTGCGCGCCCAAGCTCTTCACCTCGGCGATCCGCTCGGGGCGTACGTCGCCGCTTACCACTAGTATGCACTGGAGTCGTGGTGGCTTGGAGCTTTGCAGACTGCGCAGGATTTCGGTCCCGTCGAAGTCCGGTAAATTCAAATCCAGCAGCAGGATATCGTGCTGGCCGCTCGCCAGCAGATGGATCGCCTCGCGCCCGGTTTCCGCGGTTTGTACGGTGGCTCCTTCCGCTTCCAGCAGCTGCGCCGTCGTCACCCGCGCCACCTGGTGGTCTTCCACCAGCAGGATGCTTCGGTCCTTCAGGGAGTCGCAGTGGATCTCGCCGGTATCTTTCGCCATCCCATCTTCCACGCACTCCGCAGGGATGTGGATGGAGAAGGTCGTGCCCACTCCCACCAAGCTTCTCACCGTCACCTCGAAGCCGAGGGCATCCAGCAATCGCCGGCAAATCGCCAGTCCCAGCCCCGCCCCTTTGTCCCGGTTGCGTTCCGGGTTCCTGAGCTGGAAGAATTCATCGAAGATTGAGCCGACATGCTCACTCGGAATCCCGATTCCCGAGTCGCTCACGTCGATCACCTGGCCACCGTCCTGCCCATCGCGGCATTCCACCCGGATCTCACCGGACTCCGTGAACTTCACGGCATTTGAAATGAAATTGGCCAGCACCCGCGCTAGCTTCGTCCGATCGGAACGAATGATCACCTCCCGCGGTAGCACATGCTTCAGCACCAGCCCGCGGCGCTCCGCCAGCGGCTCGGCTTGAGCCAGCTCCGAGCGGATCAGTTCGCCCAGTGAGAATTCCGAGAGGTCCAGGTCCAATCGGCCGGAGTCGAAGCGGGTCAGGTCGAGCACGTCGCTGACCAGATCGATCATCGCCCGGGCATTGCTCCACAGGTTCGTCGCCAGCGCAGGCACCTGGTGAGCCCGTGCCGGATCCTTCGCGCAGCGCTCGATCAGTTCGGCCAGGAGCGAGATCGCATTCGCAGGGGTCCGCACGTCGTGGGATACCGCCGCCAGGAACCGTGTCTTCTGGATCGAGGCCTCTTCCGCGGCCTTGCGCTTCTCCTCGATCTCCTTGCGGAAGCGGATCGCCTGCAGTGCGAGCGCCGCTTGTCCCGCCAGCCATTCCGCGATCCGGAAGTCGTGTTCGGACCAGCGTCGGGGCGAGCTGCTATAGAGCTCCAAGGTCGCGACCGGACGCCCCTCGTGCCAGATCGGCGAACCGAGCACCGCCCGGAAGGGGCGCCCGGCACCCGGCTGCGGCAGACGGAGATCCGCTCTCGCCTCGATGTCCTCGATGCAGGCTGTCCGTCCGCTGTCCAGAAGCAGCGAGGAGAAGGACTCATCATAGCTGAAGTCCGGCGGCACCGCACCATGCAGGCCGAATCCCGTGCTCCCGTTCAGCTCGATCGCCCCCTCGTTTTCGATCACCACGGCAGCGGCCTGCACCTCGTCTCCCAGCACCTGCACGCCCGCTTGGCAGATGCCGTTCATCACCATCACCTCGTTCATGTCGCTCTGCAGCCAGCGACCGGATTCCAGAAGGGTCTGCAAGCCGCGTTCGCGCCGCAGGAGTTCGTGGTTGGCATCGCTCAGCTCGGCGCTCTGCTGCTCCATTTCCTCCGCCTGTTGCCGGAGTTCTTCGGACTGTTGTTCCAGTTCCTCGCTCTGGCTCTGGTACTCCTCGTTCTGCCGCATGATTTCCTCTTCACGCGCGGCGATCTCCTCGTTGCTGGCGGCCAGTTCCTCGTTGCTCGTCTCCAGCTCGACGTTCAACTGTGAAAGCTCGTCGTTCGTTCGCTCGATGCGGTCCAGTGCCGCCAGGATCGCGTGGATCACCCCTGCAACCAGCCAGATATTCGCGAGCTGGGAGCCGATCAGCAGCTGTTCGTACTGCGGCGTATTCACGCCCGCCGGGGTTAGCCACAGGATTTTCACCAGCGCCGTGGCAGTGAAGGCCGCCGACATCAGATACAGGCAGAATCGGTCCCGGGTCCAAAGACACAGCAGTAGCGGCAGGCCTGTGGAAATCGGGAAGACCCGGTCATTGTACACGCTCAGCCTCAGCCAGGCCATCAGCCCAATGATTCCGAGGCTGAGGATCAGGGATAACGCGAAAGGGGGTGCTTGGCGCCGTTTCGACGCGGATGAGGAGATGCGGGTCATTCCACTGGGTGCTTCCGATAAATGCAGGGGCCCACTTGGGTGAGGCCGTTCAAACGGGGTTTCTCCGCCTTCCCCACCACCAGTACGCCGCCGGGGGCGAGCGCGGCCCGGAGTTTCTTCCAGAGCTGCGCCACCACTCCGCTCTCCAGATAGATGGCGAGATTGCGGCACAAGATCATGTCCCATGGGCCGGGGTCACTGTCGGTCAAAAGGTCACGGCATTCCCAGCGCACCGAGGCATGGATTGCGGGTGCCACGGCTACCGATGCCTTGCCCCGGATCAGGTGGCGTTTCGCAAGCGTCGGCGGGATGCCCGAGGCCGCCTCGGGAGAGTAGATGCCTCGCTCCGCTTCGGAGATCGCTTCGCTGCGGAAGTCCGTACCCAGCAGTTGCTTGAGGCTCAGCGCAGCGTGGTCGGCGAGCATCATGGCCACGGAGTAGAGTTCCATTCCGTTCGAACACGCGGCACTCCAGACCCGCGGTTTTCCCGTTCGGGCCACCATGGCCGGGATCACCTCATCGGCCAGATGCTCGAAGACTAGGTCGTCGCGGAAAAAGGAACTCGTTCCGATCAGCAGGGCATCGATCGCGAGTTGCAGCTTCGGGGGCTGCCGGGTCAGCAGATCCTTGGCGACCGCGATGGACGGTACTCGGAGCGCCCTAAGGCAGGCGGGAAGACGCCTGATCAGCGGGGCCATTCGGTAGCCCGCCGGATCAAGTCCCGCCATGCGCAGCACTTCAAAGGCGAAGACACCTTCAATGCAGGGAAATTCGCGGTCCTCCAGAGGCCCTACTACGTCGCTTCCCCGAAGGCCTTGAGAGCTATTCTCAAGCCTCCACGATAGACCACGCCCATCCCGTCGCTGCTGCCCGAAGCTGAGCGGTATTCCGGAAAAGCCGATGCAGCGGTATCGCTCCGGGCGCTCGCCGGGGGAGAGAGCGCGTTCGCGATCGGAGAGCCATTGTTGCGGACGATGGGCAAGAGGGGGGACGTCAGGCATCGGTATCGCGGAGTCGTGAAGCAGCCGCTCGCTTAAGGGCGCGGAGATGCCGCCCCGCCCGGCGGGAGCACTTCATTTGCAACTCCTGTTCCAAGATCGGCATGCCCTATTACCCCTAGAATTGCGGAGCTAGGAAGCCGCAAATGGCCTCTACCGCATGAGAGCAATAGTGCAAAGCGCACCTTCCGGAATTGCATCTTGCATCCGGTTTCTATTCGGCAGCTGGCCTAATTCAGCGTTACTTGGAAGCGATAGGTTCCCGAGCCTGTCTCGAAAATGGTTCGGTTCTTTTCTTCTCGCAGGAATCTTGCCCCTTCTTGGGTGACCTTCGCACCGGGTCGTGCCGGCACGCTCACTTCGGCGCTCGTGTTGGGAGGCACCGTTACCTCCATTTCAAAGGATTTTCCATCCGTCTGCCACGAGCAAGAGATCGTCCCACGCACCGACTGGTAGTGTCCCTTCGCATGCCTGAGTCCGCCGCCGGGGACCGGTGCGATGGAGATTTTTCCAAACCCCGGTTCCAGCGGGGTGATCCCCAGCACGCTCTGATAGAGCCATTCCACGCAGGCGCCGTAGGCGTAGTGGTTGAAAGAGTTCATCGAGACATCGCCGAAGCCGTTCTCCACCGTGTAGCTATTCCAGCGCTCCCAGATCGTGGTGGCACCTTGCTCGATCGAGTAGCCCCACGAGGGATAGGTCTTCTTCCGGATCAGGGCATAGGCCAGATCATCGCGGCCGATCTCGCTCAGCACCGGAAGCAGCAGGTTCACGCCGAGGAAGCCGGTGCCGAGGTGACCTCCCTTGGCATCGATCGCGGCGGCGAGGTGCTTCGCCGCCTTCGCCTGCTGTTGCTCATCCAGTAGCTCGAATCTCAGCGCCGCCAGATAGCCGGTCTGGGTATCGTTGCCGATCTTGCCATCGGCTTTCACGAAGGCGCCTTGGAAGGCGCGGCGGATTTCCTGGAAGCGCTTGGCGTAGGCCGCCGCTTCTTCCGTCATGCCCAGCGCGGTTGCCAGTTCACTGGCCAGCTTGTTACTATAGGCATGGTAGCCGGTGCCGAGCAGGTCCTTCGGGGTGTCGCCGCCCACGGCCAGCCAGTCGCCGAATCCCTCGTTCGGGCCGATGTCTTGCGGTGCCTTGCTGCGGTAGAGTGCGAGGTGTTTGCGGATCGCTTCGAAGTGTTCCATGGCTGCCCGGGTATCGCCATACATGCGGTATAGGGTCCAAGGCACGATCACCCCGGCATCGGCCCATCCGGGGCTCCACATGTCGTGATAGACGGGAGCCATCCCGGGGAAAGCTCCAGCCGGACTTTGTGCGTCCACCATGTCCTGCGTCCACTTGGTCAGGAAGGCGTTCACGTCCATGTTGTAGGCCGCCGTTTGGGCGAAGACCTGCGTGTCGCCGCTCCATCCCATCCGCTCGTCGCGCTGCGGGCAATCGGTCGGCACCTCCAAGTAGTTGGAGAGCTGGCCCCACAGGGTATTCTTGTAGATCGCGTTGATCAGGGCATCGGAGCAGGAAAAGGAACCGCTCGTCTCCAGGTCGGAGCTGATCACGATGCCCGTCAGCGTGGAGGTTTCCGCGGGGTAGGGGAGACCGCTGATCTCCGCATAGCGGAAGCCATGGAAGGTGAAGCGTGGTTCCCAGATCTCTTCCCCGCCACCCTTGCAGATGTAGTGGTCGGTCGCGCGGGCGGAACGCAGGTTCTCCGTGTAGAGCTTGCCGTTGGGTTGCAGCATCTCGCCGAATCGCAGGCGGATCACGGTGCCGGCCGGGGCCTTCACCTTCAGCCGCACCCAGCCGGAGAAGTTCTGGCCGAAGTCGAACATTTGCGGGCCGCGATCCGGTGAGACGATCTTCACGGCCTTCAACTCGGCCACCTTGCGGACCGGCGGCATCGGGTAGGCTTCAAGCGTGGCGGGTTCGAATTCGGGGCCGCTCACGACCGGCTTCCAGCCCTCGTCCTTGAACCCGGGCGCGTCCCATCCCGGCTGCTCCAGGCGTGCATCGTAGCTCTCCCCGGCGAACATGTCGGCCTCCAGGATCGGGCCGGTGCTTGCTTTCCATGAGCTGTCGCTCGCGATCACCTCGCTACTGCCATCATCGTAGTAGAGGTGGAGCTGCGCCTTCAGCCGGGTCTTCGTGCCGTGGCGGTTCTGGCCCAGGATGCTGATGTTGCCACGGAACCATCCGTCTCCGAGCAGTGCCCCCAGGGTGTTCGCACCGGGTTTGATCCGTGAGCTCACGTCATGGGCGCGGTAGTAGAGCCGCTTGCGGTAGTCGGTCCATCCGGGTGCGAAGTAGGAGTCGTCCACCGGCTCGCCGTTCAAGCGCGCCTGCACATGGCCGAGCGCGGTGGTGTAGAGCAC
The genomic region above belongs to Luteolibacter rhizosphaerae and contains:
- a CDS encoding CheR family methyltransferase, coding for MAPLIRRLPACLRALRVPSIAVAKDLLTRQPPKLQLAIDALLIGTSSFFRDDLVFEHLADEVIPAMVARTGKPRVWSAACSNGMELYSVAMMLADHAALSLKQLLGTDFRSEAISEAERGIYSPEAASGIPPTLAKRHLIRGKASVAVAPAIHASVRWECRDLLTDSDPGPWDMILCRNLAIYLESGVVAQLWKKLRAALAPGGVLVVGKAEKPRLNGLTQVGPCIYRKHPVE
- a CDS encoding glycoside hydrolase family 78 protein, whose translation is MNRFLLAAFALITTSRGDIAAVDPKVLSLQNPEAVDELPRLSWRIESEDKNAIQSAYRLLVASSAELLAKDQGDLWDTGKVVSQTTLHLPYAGKAPGSGTQAHWKVMVWDGQDKASPWSEAARWRTGLLEKGDWKAEWIGLDEVAPADLPWRETMPPLDAFAGASWIRAGKTDAEGKSWFRGKFQLPADRPVRQATVFFTADDEFTLAVNGSASLSGKSWRSVGVKAVAAVLQPGENTLSAEVVNGGAATGLLGAITVEFADGGVLNFSTGKDWEASRDGKRFEAADVQGNNGSAPWGALKPEPVVKSYLPATQLRKDFSVTRQPKRAVLYTTALGHVQARLNGEPVDDSYFAPGWTDYRKRLYYRAHDVSSRIKPGANTLGALLGDGWFRGNISILGQNRHGTKTRLKAQLHLYYDDGSSEVIASDSSWKASTGPILEADMFAGESYDARLEQPGWDAPGFKDEGWKPVVSGPEFEPATLEAYPMPPVRKVAELKAVKIVSPDRGPQMFDFGQNFSGWVRLKVKAPAGTVIRLRFGEMLQPNGKLYTENLRSARATDHYICKGGGEEIWEPRFTFHGFRYAEISGLPYPAETSTLTGIVISSDLETSGSFSCSDALINAIYKNTLWGQLSNYLEVPTDCPQRDERMGWSGDTQVFAQTAAYNMDVNAFLTKWTQDMVDAQSPAGAFPGMAPVYHDMWSPGWADAGVIVPWTLYRMYGDTRAAMEHFEAIRKHLALYRSKAPQDIGPNEGFGDWLAVGGDTPKDLLGTGYHAYSNKLASELATALGMTEEAAAYAKRFQEIRRAFQGAFVKADGKIGNDTQTGYLAALRFELLDEQQQAKAAKHLAAAIDAKGGHLGTGFLGVNLLLPVLSEIGRDDLAYALIRKKTYPSWGYSIEQGATTIWERWNSYTVENGFGDVSMNSFNHYAYGACVEWLYQSVLGITPLEPGFGKISIAPVPGGGLRHAKGHYQSVRGTISCSWQTDGKSFEMEVTVPPNTSAEVSVPARPGAKVTQEGARFLREEKNRTIFETGSGTYRFQVTLN